From a region of the Paenibacillus lutimineralis genome:
- a CDS encoding ABC transporter substrate-binding protein, whose protein sequence is MKTNKKSLLLVALLAFTMIVSACGSGNGGSKEQGASGESSANSSKETKASPVTMTVQFPKADNLAGIEIINKRLDRFQEQYPNVTLKKNDWQYSPDEIGIKMAAHQAPSLFRVPATEGKVLLEHQWLTDLTPFLANYEHANDFNEKLASPFMIDGKMHAIPANGYIMAVMINKKLFEEKNVPLPTPDWTWDDFYAAAKATADPAKGIAGFAMMAKGNEGGWNWTNFLYSAGGTTQVVADGKVASAFNSEAGVKAMEFMKQLRWEGNALPQNWALNYGDVYNLFKQGRAAMVLGDRIEDAINNGGMKKEELIILPIPSMEKGGDHTGVLGGNYDVINPQESAETQQMAFNYVTFDLFKDSGLDELKLVLEDRKSKGQVYMYGAPAYYKPDSEYGKKVEELVNQYPDNVFRYDPEVTKLMKGVPEPSYNGQESYAELTNVLQEVFSNKDADVKALLAAAAKKIDEEVLSKVVIK, encoded by the coding sequence GTGAAAACAAATAAAAAAAGCCTGCTTCTCGTTGCACTGCTTGCTTTTACGATGATCGTAAGCGCTTGTGGCAGCGGGAATGGCGGCAGCAAAGAACAAGGGGCTTCCGGTGAATCGTCTGCCAACTCTAGTAAGGAAACCAAAGCATCGCCAGTTACGATGACGGTTCAGTTTCCAAAGGCGGATAATCTGGCAGGTATTGAGATTATCAACAAAAGGCTGGATCGGTTCCAGGAGCAGTACCCTAATGTGACATTGAAAAAGAATGACTGGCAATATTCGCCAGATGAAATCGGTATTAAAATGGCGGCTCATCAAGCCCCCTCTTTATTCCGGGTTCCTGCAACCGAAGGGAAGGTATTGTTAGAGCATCAATGGCTGACAGATTTAACGCCGTTTCTAGCTAACTATGAACATGCCAATGACTTCAACGAGAAATTGGCAAGTCCATTTATGATTGATGGGAAGATGCACGCCATTCCGGCCAACGGTTATATCATGGCGGTTATGATTAATAAAAAATTATTCGAAGAGAAGAATGTCCCACTGCCAACGCCGGACTGGACCTGGGATGATTTCTATGCGGCGGCAAAAGCGACGGCCGACCCCGCTAAAGGAATTGCCGGATTTGCCATGATGGCCAAAGGCAATGAGGGCGGATGGAACTGGACTAATTTCTTGTACAGCGCAGGGGGCACCACGCAAGTCGTAGCCGACGGCAAGGTTGCCTCAGCCTTCAACTCCGAAGCGGGTGTTAAAGCGATGGAGTTCATGAAGCAACTAAGGTGGGAGGGCAATGCGCTTCCGCAAAACTGGGCTTTGAACTACGGTGACGTCTATAATTTGTTTAAGCAAGGCCGGGCAGCGATGGTGCTGGGCGACCGCATCGAAGATGCGATCAATAACGGCGGCATGAAGAAAGAAGAACTGATCATTCTGCCGATCCCATCGATGGAAAAAGGCGGCGATCATACCGGTGTACTCGGTGGGAATTATGATGTGATTAATCCGCAAGAATCGGCGGAAACACAGCAAATGGCCTTTAATTATGTCACTTTCGATTTGTTCAAAGACAGCGGGCTTGATGAACTGAAGCTGGTCTTGGAAGACCGGAAATCTAAAGGTCAAGTCTACATGTATGGAGCACCGGCTTACTATAAACCGGACTCGGAGTATGGCAAAAAAGTTGAAGAGCTGGTCAATCAATATCCGGATAACGTCTTCAGATACGATCCTGAAGTCACCAAATTAATGAAAGGCGTTCCAGAGCCTTCGTACAATGGGCAGGAGTCTTATGCGGAATTGACGAACGTTCTGCAGGAGGTATTTTCAAACAAAGATGCAGATGTGAAGGCTTTGCTCGCTGCGGCAGCAAAGAAGATTGACGAGGAAGTGCTCTCCAAGGTCGTTATTAAATAG
- a CDS encoding TolB family protein produces MLKRTSFTDRTSGLPILAIGCEGHDTAHHYMTAMTWLSDSRHLIVHTDIDRQTLTGNVARVDSETGKVQVLEEGLTWGRGVVSCDDVLYLFDKNELYAIDAWSGERRTICLLESNCTFMGPLSITNNGKMLGVYWQEHQFKSSEPALRETYWVIGTVNTESGEIREAIRPGFAEPYPIANHAMINPVDPDLLFYSHEGETEHIPDRLWTVDARTGAARNIFSQKKDEYGQHVEYVGHEIWAFAGSGLYFVKYPHSPDQPSGVLFVDQHGRREFINGDYKYWHVGVSPDGRHAVADTQEPGMSKIVLIDTKTKNSKLLCELPCRGVHPGHPHPSFSPDSRKITFTFSDANDVLWVGIIDIRDCNY; encoded by the coding sequence ATGCTTAAGAGAACATCATTCACAGACCGAACGTCGGGGCTGCCGATCCTCGCAATCGGATGTGAAGGGCACGATACGGCGCATCATTATATGACGGCTATGACCTGGCTCTCGGATAGCCGGCATCTGATCGTTCACACAGATATCGATCGGCAAACGTTGACGGGGAATGTTGCTCGCGTCGATTCGGAAACGGGAAAAGTACAGGTGCTGGAGGAAGGACTGACTTGGGGACGTGGCGTCGTTTCTTGCGATGATGTCTTGTATTTGTTCGACAAAAATGAGCTGTACGCCATCGATGCCTGGAGCGGTGAACGGCGAACAATTTGCCTGCTCGAATCTAATTGCACATTTATGGGACCACTATCGATTACGAATAACGGCAAGATGTTAGGTGTTTATTGGCAGGAGCATCAATTTAAATCCTCTGAACCTGCATTACGAGAAACGTATTGGGTAATCGGCACGGTGAATACCGAAAGCGGGGAAATCCGTGAGGCCATTAGACCGGGTTTTGCAGAACCCTACCCCATAGCCAATCATGCCATGATCAATCCGGTTGACCCGGATTTATTGTTTTACTCCCATGAAGGCGAAACGGAACACATCCCGGATCGGTTATGGACTGTAGATGCCAGAACGGGAGCGGCCCGCAACATTTTTTCACAAAAAAAAGATGAGTACGGTCAGCATGTGGAATACGTGGGACATGAAATTTGGGCTTTCGCCGGCAGCGGATTATACTTCGTGAAGTATCCGCATAGTCCGGATCAACCATCGGGTGTCTTATTCGTGGATCAACATGGGAGGCGTGAATTTATCAATGGGGACTACAAATATTGGCATGTAGGTGTCAGTCCTGATGGGCGACATGCGGTTGCCGATACGCAGGAGCCGGGCATGTCCAAGATTGTATTGATCGACACGAAAACGAAGAACTCTAAGCTCCTATGCGAGCTGCCTTGCCGCGGGGTCCATCCGGGACATCCGCATCCATCGTTCAGTCCGGACAGTCGGAAGATTACCTTTACGTTCTCCGATGCGAATGATGTGCTCTGGGTCGGAATTATAGATATACGCGATTGCAATTATTGA